A single genomic interval of Vibrio maritimus harbors:
- a CDS encoding DUF368 domain-containing protein: MKNYLTTFLKGMAMGAADVVPGVSGGTIAFITGIYDTLLESIRRVNPSLFGIWKREGFKAAFDHINGFFLIALFGGILTSILSLAKFISWALETHPVPVWSFFFGLIMVSVYHMIKQVEQKTLSRFIVLLIGAVFAYSITVLKPLQMDPTSLNIFFAGCIAICAMILPGISGSFILLLLGMYTPVLGAVKGLQIDVMALFATGCLVGLLSFSHVLSWLLKRFRDFALVFLTGLMLGTLPKLWPWKETISWRTNSKGEQVPLIQENLSPFNFESVTGQPSQLAIAVVLMLAAIGLVLALEKVAEKGEK, translated from the coding sequence ATGAAGAACTATCTGACTACATTCTTAAAAGGAATGGCGATGGGTGCAGCCGACGTTGTACCTGGCGTATCGGGAGGTACGATCGCCTTTATTACTGGTATTTACGATACCTTGCTAGAAAGTATCCGACGCGTTAATCCTAGCCTGTTCGGTATTTGGAAACGTGAAGGCTTCAAAGCTGCGTTTGACCATATCAATGGCTTTTTCCTTATCGCACTGTTTGGCGGCATCCTGACGTCGATTCTCTCGCTTGCGAAGTTCATCTCTTGGGCGCTAGAAACCCATCCAGTACCGGTATGGTCGTTCTTCTTTGGTCTGATCATGGTGTCTGTTTATCACATGATTAAACAGGTTGAGCAAAAGACACTGTCTCGCTTTATCGTGCTGCTGATCGGTGCGGTATTTGCTTACAGCATCACGGTACTCAAGCCACTTCAGATGGACCCAACCAGCCTAAACATCTTCTTTGCTGGCTGTATCGCTATCTGTGCAATGATTCTTCCTGGTATTTCAGGTAGCTTCATTCTGCTTCTTCTAGGTATGTACACACCTGTGTTAGGCGCTGTAAAAGGTCTACAAATTGATGTCATGGCTCTGTTTGCGACAGGCTGCTTGGTTGGCTTGCTGTCGTTCTCACACGTGCTTTCATGGCTGCTAAAGCGCTTCCGCGATTTTGCATTGGTGTTCTTGACAGGTCTGATGCTAGGTACGCTTCCAAAGCTATGGCCCTGGAAAGAGACCATCTCATGGCGCACTAACTCAAAAGGTGAACAGGTTCCTCTTATCCAAGAAAACCTATCACCATTCAACTTTGAGTCTGTGACAGGTCAGCCTTCACAACTCGCTATTGCCGTTGTTTTGATGCTGGCGGCAATTGGTCTAGTACTAGCGCTGGAAAAAGTTGCGGAGAAAGGTGAGAAATAA
- a CDS encoding porin has product MKKQLLAMSLAVASTSVTAAIDITDNFSISGFGSTSWARSDNETPLLVNRNIRDEDCFDCDTTFGVQLDYFYEAFKASVQIVKRPQDHWSEPQLEWAYLGYSIGDFEVRAGRLRLPVFLASEYYYVGHAYTAARPNEEVYNSILGVTAYNGASVIWNYSLTDELQLSLTPFVGFKDNNEVDFNPNLTLEFETKNMWGLNAQLVGDNFRVNFAFLDSNFDQTNKIRNLDVEVAPGFFTTIPYLEQPLKDQNIKLYSLGAEYDFGSLKLSAEGQKNDLTSSWYGSAAYRISKFTPYVVYGETYSEGSANNSYKGKTGDSWTLGLRYDLLYNVSLNAEWQRFNAVNGQSGPFISSPGTDTDANMYTIMVNFVF; this is encoded by the coding sequence ATGAAAAAACAACTTCTTGCAATGAGCTTAGCAGTGGCATCAACATCAGTAACGGCAGCAATTGATATTACCGACAATTTCTCTATCAGTGGTTTTGGTTCGACGTCTTGGGCTCGCAGCGACAATGAAACCCCGCTGCTTGTCAATCGCAATATTCGAGATGAAGACTGTTTTGATTGTGACACCACGTTTGGGGTACAGCTAGACTATTTTTATGAGGCATTCAAAGCCTCAGTGCAGATCGTTAAACGACCTCAAGACCATTGGAGTGAGCCGCAACTGGAGTGGGCTTATTTGGGGTACTCCATCGGTGATTTTGAGGTGCGTGCAGGACGACTTCGCCTTCCTGTCTTCCTCGCATCTGAGTATTACTATGTTGGACATGCTTATACCGCAGCAAGACCTAATGAAGAGGTATACAACAGTATTTTGGGTGTGACCGCTTACAACGGCGCTAGCGTTATCTGGAACTATAGCCTGACGGACGAGCTGCAATTGTCGCTCACCCCATTTGTAGGTTTCAAAGACAACAATGAAGTGGATTTTAATCCTAACCTAACATTGGAGTTTGAAACTAAAAATATGTGGGGTCTGAATGCGCAATTGGTGGGCGATAACTTCCGTGTCAATTTTGCATTCCTCGACTCGAATTTTGATCAAACCAATAAGATTCGTAATCTTGATGTTGAAGTCGCTCCCGGGTTTTTCACGACGATCCCTTATCTAGAGCAGCCTCTAAAAGACCAGAATATCAAGCTTTACTCTTTGGGAGCTGAATACGATTTTGGATCGTTGAAATTATCTGCTGAGGGGCAAAAGAACGACCTTACTTCGTCATGGTACGGGAGTGCTGCATATCGCATCAGCAAATTCACGCCTTATGTGGTTTACGGAGAAACCTACAGCGAGGGTAGTGCGAACAACAGTTATAAGGGTAAAACCGGTGATAGCTGGACGTTAGGTTTGCGTTATGACTTGCTCTACAACGTATCGCTGAATGCAGAGTGGCAGCGTTTCAACGCAGTTAATGGTCAATCTGGACCATTTATCAGCTCACCTGGAACAGACACCGACGCTAATATGTACACCATCATGGTTAACTTCGTATTCTAA